The Trichoderma atroviride chromosome 5, complete sequence genome contains a region encoding:
- a CDS encoding uncharacterized protein (EggNog:ENOG41): MSKRASSNSNETPIHQKRCKIEGYHMNNSTRSASTNEYTVGWICAISTELTAATAFLDEKFDAREYNLPDDDNNDYTLGRIGGHYVAITVLPAYGTDTAAAVAKDMMRSFPSIRIRLMVGIGGGAPTSKHDIRLGDIVVSIPHNGKSGVLQYDFGKTMQDQEFQMTRVLNQPPQNLLAAVNGLRTNYESQGHLLEEEIESAFQRLPRLRETYQRPSQSSDRLYKSHVIHPLHDDESCSRACGDAAPSVVPRTKRPSDKNITIHYGLVASANQVMKDATTRDKLALHNEVLCFEMEAAGLMNDFSCLVIRGICDYSDSHKNKDWQGYAAMAAAAYAKDLLNRLRPIRAESSHVIPSQLESDQRAGEHQPFPADKLEMMLKSLYFEQIGARHLTIKNAHAKTCKWLIKHQAYLDWQDPSKLESHHGFLWIKGKAGTGKSTLMKFALTDAQKKMKDKKIIAFYFNARGGDLEKCTTGMYRSLLLQLFERLPELQSILSSFPLTGVREDYNWNIQQLKSLFEEAIHNIRDDAVVCFIDALDECNEDEIRDMVSFFQNSASQAGTILTYPRKTRYISSSKGKKGTIKT, translated from the exons GAGAAATTTGACGCACGAGAATACAATCTgcccgacgacgacaataaTGACTATACGTTGGGTCGAATTGGTGGACACTATGTCGCTATCACAGTCCTACCAGCATATGGCACTgatacggcggcggcggttgcAAAAGACATGATGCGCAGCTTTCCCAGCATCAGAATTCGGCTCATGGTTGGCATCGGTGGCGGCGCACCAACCTCAAAACACGACATTCGCTTGGGCGACATTGTGGTCAGCATTCCTCATAACGGGAAAAGTGGTGTGTTACAGTATGACTTTGGCAAAACGATGCAAGATCAGGAGTTCCAAATGACGAGGGTCTTGAACCAGCCTCCACAGaatctgctggcggcggttAATGGTCTCCGCACAAATTACGAGAGTCAGGGCCAtttgcttgaagaagagatagaGAGCGCCTTTCAAAGGCTGCCCCGACTACGAGAGACATATCAACGTCCGAGTCAGAGCTCGGATAGGCTTTACAAAAGCCATGTTATACATCCTCTACATGACGACGAGAGCTGTTCAAGAGCATGTGGCGATGCTGCACCGAGCGTTGTGCCGCGGACCAAGAGGCCTTCAGACAAAAATATTACAATACATTATGGCCTAGTTGCTTCCGCAAATCAAGTCATGAAGGACGCTACCACTCGAGATAAACTGGCGCTACACAATGAAGTCTTGTGCTTCGAAATGGAAGCTGCTGGACTTATGAACGATTTTTCATGCTTGGTTATCCGCGGCATATGCGACTACTCAGATTCGCACAAAAACAAGGATTGGCAAGGGTatgcagcaatggcagcggccGCATACGCGAAAGATCTTCTCAATCGACTTCGTCCAATCCGTGCAGAGTCTTCCCACGTCATACCGAGCCAGTTGGAGAGTGATCAGAGAGCAGGAGAACATCAGCCATTTCCTGCTGATAAGCTAGAAATGATGCTAAAGTCTCTGTATTTTGAGCAAATTGGAGCCCGCCATTTGACAATAAAGAATGCTCATGCAAAAACATGTAAATGGTTGATCAAGCATCAAGCATATCTGGACTGGCAGGATCCCAGTAAACTAGAGTCACATCACGGTTTTCTCTGGATCAAAGGAAAAGCAGGAACTGGTAAATCGACATTGATGAAATTCGCCCTTACAGATgctcagaagaagatgaaggataAAAAAATCATAGCGTTCTATTTTAACGCACGAGGCGGAGATCTGGAGAAATGCACAACTGGCATGTATCGGTCACTGCTATTACAACTCTTTGAACGACTTCCGGAACTTCAGAGTATTTTATCCTCATTCCCATTGACAGGAGTCAGAGAAGATTACAATTGGAACATCCAACAATTGAAATCTCTATTTGAAGAAGCTATACACAATATCAGGGACGATGCAGTGGTATGCTTCATTGATGCGCTGGATGAGTGCAACGAGGATGAAATTCGGGATATGGTGTCCTTTTTCCAGAAT TCTGCTTCTCAAGCAGGCACTATCCTCACATATCCAAGAAAAACGCGCTACATCTCATCCTCGAAGGGCAAGAAGGGCACAATCAAGACATAA